A single Montipora foliosa isolate CH-2021 chromosome 7, ASM3666993v2, whole genome shotgun sequence DNA region contains:
- the LOC138009951 gene encoding uncharacterized protein yields MPSFNGTIREYPQFKQDFQKQVMPTLDKNSACYILRSCLEREPAETVKGVDDDIKEMWKRLDEKYGDPAKLTDAIINTIQDIRPIKEGENKRFIELVDAVEDGYKDLKRLGLEREITTTSSVSIIERKLPANIKREWAKLVSTDNSVVNKTDKFPSLLNFLLSQKRAIEYDTTELRLTTTSTIKGSAHYAKTNKDSVERREDSTRPQNSKCLFHRESDHWTSDCKFYLSKTNEDKMKTLKEKGACWSCLRRGHRLTECRKKRPCGVNGCTKWHHQTLHKDEKIETALQGISGSASVCDNNIADSCLLQIQRIATKRGWVNVLWDSGASLCFITNDKAKAERLKGTKVELSIIKVGGDNEKITSTRYKLSLIDKQGQEVQFDVYGIDKITSDIQSVNVNGIIQLFKDISKDEISRPSGTIDVLIGYEYAAYHPQSEQTSGHLLLLKNRFGRCIGGTHPFIKETTRNHMLDHIQVNTAIVRVEDFYNIENLGIGCSPRCGGCKCGKCSLGAQNFTIKEEKELRLIESKLEYNKEEKRWITEYPWIRDPAELPDNKRAAMGMLISTEKRLAKNKEHANVYQKQIEDMIEREVARKLSQTELKNYKGPIHYISHHEVLKPASKSTPVRIVFNSSARYMGHMLNDYWAKGPHLLNDLLGVLIRFRENNIAMIGDIKKMYHTVKIKTIEQHTHRFLWRDMDTGRPPDTYVIQRVSFGDKPSGMIATVALRKTAEMGADRYPEATQVIKENTYMDDIIESVPTKEKATKLAKDIEALLDEGNFKMKEWIFTHDRIDILKPIPNDKSSNSEKVLGVVWNPVQDEFVYKMHLRTTSKKKPNDKTHDNDSNPTKRIILSQVNSIYDPLGLTGPFTVRAKILMRELWGIENKLG; encoded by the coding sequence ATGCCATCTTTTAATGGAACAATCAGAGAATATCCACAATTTAAGCAGgattttcaaaaacaagtgATGCCAACATTGGATAAAAACAGCGCGTGCTACATTCTACGCTCGTGCTTGGAAAGAGAACCAGCGGAAACAGTAAAAGGCGTAGATGATGATATAAAAGAGATGTGGAAACGACTCGACGAAAAATACGGAGATCCAGCTAAATTAACGGACGCAATCATTAATACAATTCAAGACATAAGACCCATTAAAGAGGGGGAGAACAAAAGATTCATAGAATTGGTTGATGCTGTAGAAGATGGATATAAAGATCTAAAAAGACTTGGATTGGAAAGAGAAATCACAACCACAAGTTCAGTTAGCataattgaaagaaaactaCCTGCTAATATAAAAAGGGAATGGGCTAAATTGGTTAGCACAGACAATAGCGTGGTAAACAAAACCGACAAATTTCCAAGCCTTCTTAACTTTCTCCTCAGCCAGAAAAGAGCAATTGAATATGATACAACAGAGCTACGACTTACTACTACCTCAACAATAAAAGGCTCAGCAcattatgcaaaaacaaacaaagattcaGTAGAAAGACGAGAAGACAGCACCCGCCCCCAAAAtagtaaatgtttatttcacaGGGAATCAGATCATTGGACGAGCGACTGTAAATTCTACCTATCAAAAACAAATGAAGataaaatgaaaacattgaaggaaaaagGAGCCTGCTGGTCGTGTTTACGAAGAGGACACAGACTTACTGAATGTAGGAAGAAGAGACCTTGCGGCGTGAACGGATGCACCAAATGGCATCACCAGACACTTCATAAAGATGAAAAAATTGAAACCGCTTTACAAGGAATCTCCGGATCCGCAAGTGTATGTGACAACAACATCGCAGACTCTTGTCTATTGCAGATACAGCGAATCGCCACAAAGCGCGGTTGGGTCAATGTTCTATGGGATAGCGGAGCTTCACTCTGTTTCATTACAAATGACAAAGCAAAAGCCGAGCGATTGAAAGGCACGAAAGTTGAACTTTCCATAATCAAAGTAGGAGGAGACAATGAGAAAATCACATCCACTAGATACAAACTTTCACTAATAGACAAACAAGGTCAAGAAGTTCAATTTGACGTATACGGAATCGATAAAATTACTTCAGACATACAGAGCGTAAATGTGAACGGAATCATTCAACTATTTAAAGATATTTCTAAAGATGAGATATCAAGACCATCAGGAACAATTGATGTCTTAATTGGTTACGAGTACGCGGCGTATCATCCACAGAGTGAACAAACTTCAGGACACCTTCTTCTACTAAAAAATCGCTTTGGAAGATGCATTGGTGGAACACACCCCTTTATCAAGGAAACGACACGAAACCACATGCTCGATCACATACAAGTCAACACAGCAATCGTCCGAGTTGAAGATTTCTATAACATAGAGAACCTTGGGATCGGATGTTCACCCCGCTGCGGTGGATGTAAGTGTGGGAAATGCTCTTTAGGGGCCCAAAACTTCACcataaaggaagaaaaagaattaCGTCTAATCGAAAGCAAGCTGGAGTACAATAAAGAAGAAAAGAGATGGATTACAGAATATCCATGGATTCGGGATCCCGCCGAATTGCCTGATAATAAAAGGGCTGCTATGGGAATGCTCATATCAACTGAAAAAAGATTAGCAAAAAATAAAGAACACGCTAACGTTTATCAGAAACAAATTGAAGATATGATCGAACGAGAAGTCGCACGGAAACTCTCGCAAACAGAACTGAAAAACTACAAAGGACCAATTCACTACATTTCTCATCATGAAGTTTTGAAGCCAGCTTCCAAATCAACTCCAGTAAGAATCGTGTTTAATAGCAGCGCACGTTACATGGGACACATGCTCAATGACTACTGGGCTAAAGGACCACACCTACTTAATGATCTCTTGGGAGTACTCATAAGGTTCAGAGAAAACAACATTGCAATGATAGGTGATATCAAGAAAATGTATCATACAGTCAAGATCAAAACTATTGAGCAACATACACATAGATTTCTATGGAGAGATATGGACACTGGAAGACCACCAGACACGTATGTAATACAAAGAGTGTCATTTGGAGACAAACCATCGGGGATGATCGCTACTGTTGCATTGAGAAAAACAGCAGAAATGGGAGCGGATAGATATCCCGAAGCGACTCAGGTCATCAAAGAAAACACGTATATGGATGACATAATAGAGAGTGTTCCCACCAAAGAAAAAGCGACAAAACTCGCTAAGGATATAGAAGCCTTACTTGACGAAGGAAACTTCAAAATGAAAGAGTGGATTTTCACCCATGATAGAATTGATATACTCAAACCTATACCCAACGACAAATCCTCTAATTCGGAAAAGGTTTTGGGAGTTGTTTGGAACCCAGTTCAAGACGAATTTGTATATAAGATGCACCTTCGAACCACATCCAAGAAAAAACCGAACGATAAGACTCATGATAATGACAGCAACCCAACGAAAAGAATAATTCTATCACAAGTGAATAGCATTTATGATCCTCTTGGTTTAACAGGACCATTTACAGTCAGAGCAAAGATTTTGATGAGGGAACTATGGGGGATCGAAAATAAACTAGGTTGA
- the LOC138009952 gene encoding uncharacterized protein, with protein sequence MQEMNNIKFKRCVKPKDATSEQPTLIIFSDGSSNAFGACAYVRWKLNNGRYSCRLILSKNRLAPIKKMSIDRIELCGALLSSRLKAFLRTQCRYKFVKCYHIVDSQIVHSMIQKESYGFNTFAATRVGEIQQNTNPKEWFWMESKYNIADWLTHGKKPNEINLDSAWQNGPSFLELPESEWPIHKTLTKEQLPELIKIASTITKPFSKDDKDTLASRINIDRYSDFGKLIRVTARILTMYQRKPKSSFKHAGQSLTPSDIAKAEKFWIMEAQKSMYKDVEKGRYKRLCPTKNTDGIYVVGGRGERWIEMSHNKNEVILLPYDHRFSRLYSEHIHKRGHLGVLSTASKIRTRFWIVKLLKMVKSIRYNCVICKKLDKRLSEQIMGKLPVDRLKPSPAWTCTAIDLFGPFKIRDEVKKRTTGKTYGMIFNCLGTRAVHVDLAADYSTDKFLMVLRRFASIRGYPSKLYSDNGPQLVAANTELKNVVQGWNQEQLKEFGVMEGFKWDFAPADAPWQNGVSEALVKSVKRAITAAISDHVMTFSELQTVCFEVANLVNERPIGRHPTSPDDGTYLCPNDLLLGRATSRVPSGPFREPSNPRQRFEFVQNVVNYFWKKWTRDYFPSLLIQPKWHTAQRNLREGDVVVIQDTNQIRGQWKLGVVLKTFPGEDGRVRRVQVQYKNPKPGEAVSEYDGRGFVTVERAVNKLVVLIPKEEAEDKNKT encoded by the coding sequence ATGCAGGAAATGAACAACATCAAATTCAAGAGATGTGTGAAACCAAAGGATGCAACAAGTGAACAACCGACGTTAATCATCTTCAGTGATGGATCCAGCAACGCCTTTGGTGCCTGTGCATATGTAAGATGGAAACTCAATAATGGACGATATAGCTGCAGACTTATACTATCAAAAAATCGACTCGCACCGATAAAAAAGATGTCCATTGATAGAATTGAACTGTGTGGAGCTTTGTTAAGCTCAAGACTAAAAGCATTTCTACGCACACAATGTAGATACAAGTTTGTAAAGTGCTACCACATCGTGGACTCCCAAATAGTGCATAGCATGATACAGAAAGAATCGTACGGATTTAATACCTTCGCCGCAACCCGCGTAGGAGAGATACAACAGAATACAAACCCCAAAGAATGGTTTTGGATGGAAAGTAAATATAACATAGCAGATTGGTTAACTCATGGTAAGAAACCTAATGAAATAAACTTGGACAGCGCCTGGCAAAATGGACCCAGCTTCCTTGAGTTGCCCGAATCCGAATGGCCTATACACAAAACACTGACAAAGGAGCAACTTCCTGAATTAATCAAAATAGCATCCACTATAACCAAACCTTTCAGTAAAGATGACAAGGACACATTGGCGTCAAGAATCAACATCGACAGATATTCAGATTTTGGAAAACTAATCAGAGTGACAGCCAGAATTTTGACAATGTACCAAAGAAAACCGAAATCTTCCTTCAAACACGCCGGACAGTCACTAACTCCAAGTGATATAGcaaaggcagaaaaattctggattatggaAGCGCAAAAAAGCATGTATAAAGACGTTGAAAAAGGACGATACAAACGCCTGTGCCCCACAAAGAATACAGATGGAATATACGTGGTTGGAGGACGGGGAGAAAGATGGATTGAGATGAGTCACAACAAAAATGAAGTTATCCTTCTTCCTTATGATCATCGATTTTCACGTCTATATAGTGAACATATCCATAAAAGAGGCCACCTTGGCGTTCTCTCGACAGCCAGTAAAATTCGCACAAGATTCTGGATTGTCAAACTACTGAAGATGGTCAAGTCTATCAGATACAATTGCGTAATATGCAAGAAACTAGACAAAAGACTGAGTGAGCAAATTATGGGAAAATTACCAGTGGACAGATTAAAGCCGTCTCCCGCCTGGACTTGTACTGCTATTGATCTATTTGGACCATTCAAAATTCGAGACGAGGTGAAGAAAAGAACGACTGGGAAAACATATGGAATGATCTTCAACTGTTTAGGCACCCGCGCAGTACATGTAGATCTAGCCGCAGATTATAGCACTGACAAATTCCTTATGGTCTTGCGAAGATTTGCATCTATTCGGGGGTATCCTTCGAAACTATATTCCGACAATGGACCTCAGCTAGTTGCCGCAaatacagaattaaaaaatgtggTACAAGGTTGGAATCAAGAGCAACTAAAAGAATTTGGCGTGATGGAAGGATTCAAGTGGGATTTTGCCCCAGCCGATGCACCATGGCAAAACGGAGTGTCAGAAGCGTTAGTGAAATCGGTGAAGCGAGCGATAACAGCCGCTATCAGTGATCATGTCATGACATTCTCAGAACTCCAAACCGTTTGCTTCGAGGTAGCAAACCTTGTGAATGAAAGACCTATCGGAAGACACCCTACGTCACCAGATGATGGCACTTATTTATGTCCCAATGACTTGCTTCTAGGCAGAGCAACTTCACGAGTGCCAAGTGGGCCTTTCAGAGAGCCTTCCAATCCTCGTCAGCGATTCGAATTTGTCCAGAATGTTGTGAACTACTTCTGGAAGAAATGGACAAGGGACTACTTTCCAAGCTTACTAATTCAGCCAAAGTGGCACACGGCTCAACGCAATCTTAGGGAAGGTGACGTAGTAGTCATCCAAGATACTAACCAAATCAGAGGACAATGGAAACTTGGTGTCGTCCTCAAGACATTTCCTGGGGAAGACGGAAGAGTAAGGAGAGTACAAGTACAGTACAAAAATCCCAAACCGGGGGAAGCCGTCAGCGAATATGACGGAAGAGGCTTTGTTACCGTCGAGCGAGCAGTGAATAAATTGGTTGTTCTTATACCAAAAGAGGAAGCAGAAGATAAAAACAAAACCTGA